The segment GCTTCATTCAGCTTGTCCTGTATATCTTTCAATTTCAGAATTGAACCGGAGCCCATTAGTTCCTCTAAATCATGTATATAATTGAGCAGCCCGGGAATCACAGAAACCAACGGATCAAGTTCGCTTTCTATTGACTGTATCTGGTTTGCCAGATCACTTTTATAAGAGGCATGGCAAACAGCGAGGTTATCAATTCTATTGTTTATAAAGACCCAGGAGGATTTGCTGTCCTCTCTTCCTGTTGATAAAACCTGATCCGATGGAATTATCTGAAATTGGTTCCTGATACGGGAGAGGACGTCCTCGGATGAAAATGGTTTGACAAGATAGTCCTGGGCTCCCAGACTCATTCCCTTGACAACACTCTCTTTGTCATTTTTCGCCGACAGGAAAATAATGGGAATAGATTTTGTCACAGGATTTTTTCGGATTCTCCGGCAGACTTCAAATCCATCGATCGAAGGCATCATAATATCCAGAAGAATCATATCGGGATTTGATTTTTCCAGCATGTCCAGGGCTTCCTGTCCACCCGAAGCAAAACTGAGAGAATAAAGATCTTTGAGTATATTCCCAAGCAATTGAAGGTTAGGAAGCGTATCATCTACAATCAGCAGTCTTTTCTTATCCATCTTATTCATTCCTGTTATTGAGTTTTATCTGGAGATCTTCCAGCATTTCATTCAACTTTGATATATTAAAGGAGCTAATAGCATCCTGCAGTGCATCTGTATAGATCTTACCCTCCTCCCCGCATTGCCGGAGAGCCGGAAGAGCTTCTGTGATATCCGTAAAATCTTTAGTGTCCAATGCTTTTTTAAGCAGAGTAAGCCCCATAGAACTGAGG is part of the Oceanispirochaeta sp. genome and harbors:
- a CDS encoding response regulator yields the protein MDKKRLLIVDDTLPNLQLLGNILKDLYSLSFASGGQEALDMLEKSNPDMILLDIMMPSIDGFEVCRRIRKNPVTKSIPIIFLSAKNDKESVVKGMSLGAQDYLVKPFSSEDVLSRIRNQFQIIPSDQVLSTGREDSKSSWVFINNRIDNLAVCHASYKSDLANQIQSIESELDPLVSVIPGLLNYIHDLEELMGSGSILKLKDIQDKLNEAQKNRLNPDVTAAVHTLHDNLQDLQYKLIDIITEITPQEEAYDKKEQLSLKALFDDLKNLIPDEITIQWLIKGDINLPNRYKSLKQALLSLLDNALDAIQEDFEHHTCSIRISILENHLIISILDSGPGISEKVIKQIFKFGFSSKPGRQGSGLTAAHLLIKEHFKGKIDAVSGTKGTMIINIPMI